The Filimonas lacunae genomic sequence CTGCTATTAAAAACCAGGTAGACGCTTTATACCCTTCCGGTAAAAAAGTAGCCGTGTTCTTTTTTACTCCCCTGGAGCCGCATGGCTGTACAGGGCACCCCGATGTGGCCGACCACCAGATAATGGCTAATGAGCTGAAACCTTTTTTTAAGCGACTGTTAGGCTCATAAAAACACCCTACTTACCAGCTGCGCCAGTAAACAGGCGCAGCTTTTTTATGCCCTCTACTACCTGTTACGAAATCAGGAAATATTCATTGCAGGAAAAGTATAACAGAAATCCACAAAAGTACAACACCCGCTAAATTCCCCTATCGAAACAACACAAAAAGTCAATTTTAACAGCAGTTTTTTTATACAAAAAATTAATAATGCATTTTCTCTTCTCGTAAAGTGTAGCATCCCGTAATGCACTAATCTTGCACCTCCATTTACTCCGCTTTGGCCTGTGTCATCAACAGGCTTTCTTCAGCAGTTATTAAAACACAACAAACATTGTATGCAACGCAGGCAAGCACGCGTGTATATAAGTAAACAATAAACGATTTCATTACAACTATGAAATTTAAAACGGCAATGGGCATTGCAGCAGCAGTATTGCTGAGCAGCTCGTGTGGTAAAATATATGATGTAAACGGCATGGACTGGCAGCCTGACACGCCGCCCAGTGATTCTGTTTTTAACCGGGAGATTCAGATATTGAACCTGGGTGCGCATTTGCCGGAAGGGCATGTGCCTGCTGATGATGAAGACCCGATGTTCTTTAGCCTGGAGAAATTCAACTCTGTGGCTATCGGTTACCGAAGCACCGACCGCTGGGATATTGCTTTCAGCGGGTATTACCGCACTGAAATTTCCGCCAACAATGGCACTAAACAAGGCTTTGGCTATGGCACCTCTGCTATAGGCGGAATAGCGTGGCTGGATGCAGGCTTTGATGAGGTGACAGATATACCTGACGACAGCCAGTTTACTTATCCCGGCTTATCCGGCCTGGATGACCAGGGAGCTTTTGGCAAGCCAGGCGGCCATATTTTATATACCTTCTTTGGCAACCAGCTACGCCCGGATATTATGAAAGACGACAATAGCGCCGACCCTGCTGTTCAGGCTAAAGTAGACTCGTACAAGCATATGATGTATTGCCTGTCGCAGGAACTGGTAAATATGTTTAAAGATGTGTATCCCTTAAAACCACGCACATTGATCATTAAAACAGCAAAAGGCAATTTTGCCAAACTGGAAACCCAAAGTATATACCAGGACATTATGAATCCTATGGATATGCACCGGGGCAACGATGTACATTATCCTGTATATAGTTTCCGTTACGTAATCATACCGGCATCTGAACGCCGCTTTGGTTTCCAGATTACCAGGCCTAAGCTTACTGTTAAACTGTAAATCATTCTACAACATATATACTAATGAAACAACAATCAACCGGGTTTGCATCATGGTTACTGCTTATGCTGCTACTTCCCCTGCTGGGATTCGTGTTTTCCTGCAAAAAAACAGAAAACATCCCCTACGATCGCCTATCCAATAATACGATACAGGAATATAAGGTTACCAACATTCCCGACACCGTATACGGCGCTATTGACAACATTAAAAACACCATTACCTTATATATCCCTTACTATGTAGGCATAGACTATATAGTTCCGGCCATAACCATTGACAAAACTTCCCAACTGTTAGATGCTTCGGGAAAAGTTATTAACCTGGATGGCGGCATTGCCCCTGTGCCTGTAGACACCACAGGGTATACCTACACCGTTAGGAGCAGCGATAGTGTAAAGCGTACTTACACACTGGTAATAGAAATAGCACCCAGTGCTGAAAACCTGAAAGCAGGCTTTGGATTAGTGAGCGGCACAAGCACTATTGACACCGCAACTGCTGTTCAACGCAATATCAATGGCCGTATGGCCATCTATGGCAACTTTGGCAGCACCAGCACCAATGTAAAGTTCACCTTTACCAACCAGGCTACCGGTAAAGAATACACTAATATATTTAAACCTTACAACGTTACCCCTGGCGCCAATTATTACACCATGCTGGTGGATATTGATGCCAATGCAGACAGTGGCTACTACAAAGTAACTATGAAGCACCAGGGCCGTACCACCCAGTTGCCTGGTATTCACCTGGTGTATAACAAACCCCTGTTTGCCAATGTAAAATCATTATCGGCCTATGCTGCCGGCGATACGCTTACGTTTACCGCAAACGGATTAAGCACTACAGATAAAAGCAACGGTGTTATCACCGGTTTAAAAAGGGCCTATATGATGTTCTGGAAAAGCGGGTTTACTTATAGCGGCGTTTACCCTGCCACCTTCCCCGACAGTTTATGGGGGCAGAAGCTGGAAATGAAAATCATCAGCTGGAACCGCACCCAGGTAAAAGTGGTGTTTCCGGAAATACCCGCAGGCGCCGTAGGCTCTTACCAATGGGCAGTAAAACTGGATAAACCAGGTATCGGGTTCTATTTTGATTTTGATGACAGCACCGGATGGGGCATTGACAACCCGCTTTCTAACACCGGACTCTATTTCACCGTTAAACCTAAGCAATAATGAAATTTACTACACATATACAAAAACAAGCGCTGGCGCTAGCTGTAGCAGTGGCCACCCTGCTTACGGCTTGCTCTAAAAAGGAATACAATTACGAGAAAATGCCTTATAAGGATATAGCATCCTTTAAGCTGGTAGGTTATACAGGTGATAGCATCAACGCTGCCATTAACAAAGACACCTTGATTGTTTACTGGACAGCAGAAGCACCACAACCTGCTACTATCAAACCAGTGATTGCCGTATCGGAACGCGCTACTATTTCACCTGCGTCTGGCGCAGAAGTAGCCTTCAGCGAAAAAACCATCTATACCGTAACGGCCGAAGACGGATCGCAACACAAGTACTACCTGAAACCGGTGCTCCATCAACCTGTTCCGGTGATTATATCCATCAACACCACCAGTCTTCAATGGATCGCTGATGCCACATTAACCGTAACCGGTGAATACTTCCTGGCAGGTGACACTTCGGATGTGCATGTTTATGCCCAACGCATAAGCGATGGTTATGAATTTGATATGCCTATTGACTACAGCACCATTACTATGACCGGCATAACAGCCAGCCTGCCCGCTTACAACAATATGCAGGATACAGGATTGCATAGAATTCGTGTAAAGATTGGCAACCGGGTATCGGAAGAAAAGACCATCAACATCCGTTTTCCCGATATCAATTTCAATGGCATGATACACTTTTCATTTCCGCAAGCAGGACAGCATTTAGCTGCCGGAGATAGTATGACCATTAAATTCTGGGACGACTATAATGGAAACGTTACCAAGTGGTATGCTAAAAAATTCCAGAAAATATTGCTGGAAAACCTGGTGTTTAATTTTGAAGATCTGGCACAAACAGACAGCACCATCAGATTTAAACTGCCGGAGACTCCCATTAACAGATGGCCATTCTATCCCACTATTTATTATATCACTCCTTTCTTCGGCCTTTATAATATAAGCGTATTTCCCACCGCAGACCAATTACCTATTCTGTCGGTTAAACAGTAACAGAAGTTGATGCAACATAAATTTTATATAGCCGTAAGCATTTGTATAATGCTTACGGCTTGTTACAAACAGGAAGACAACAGCGTAAATTACGAAGACCAGCACAGTACCGTTATTTACAACCTGGCCGGCGACACGCTGGCCAGTGATGGTTGGGAAAACACCTACGAAACGGGCGACACCTATATCAGGCAACATTATTACAATGCTACCTGGACCGACTCAATACGCATTACTCCCTGGGGTAACGAAAAAATAAACGCAGCATTGCATGTGGATGGCAATACGGAAGCAGCCATTACCTGGCTACCTGCTGCCACTACGCACCCTGCTACCCCGCATGAAAACGAAGCCTATAGCAACACAGCAGATAACAGAGACTATATTTACCGCAGCGGTGCCTGGTACCAGTTGAGTATAGAACCTTACCGCAAAGAGAACGATAGTCTTTTCATCAACTGGGTGGGCTATGCTAAAACCCCACCGGCCAGTCCGGTTGTTGACTGGGCATATGGTGATAGCGATAACCAACGGGTATACCGCTATAATGGGAAAGCCTGGGTAATGATGGTGAACATGGCCAACTACCGCAGCAATACAAAATTCATACAGGTACAATACAGCCGTAGCGGTAAAGAAAGCGGCAAGTACAATATATTCCTGTATCGCTTCAGCGATAAAAAGCAGCAATTCATACGCGACGGAGCGGATAGCGCGCGCTACCTGAAAACCAGCGACTGGGACATTGCCTTTACCGATAATTTCAACAGCATCATCTGGCTGAATAATGCAGGCTACGCCAAAAATCCCGGGTATGGCAGTCCGCTTACCAAAACATCGCTGGTGATGTATGAATACGGTTATGACTTTATGAGCGAAGCCCCGGCCGACAGTGTATTTGATGCCGTACCGGCCAGTAATATGCAAATAGGTTTTGCTTCGGAGTTTGGAACAGGCGTCAATGCCTGGTACGAATACAGTACCACCACCCACCTGGCGCAACCTTATCCCTACCGGGCCTACTACCTGCGTTTACAGGAAATAAACCCGGCTACCGGCCAAAGCACTTATAAGTATGGCAAGCTGCAACTCATCAGCATATATAAAGGCGCGCCGGAAGTGGTAACCGATTACAACTGGCCTTCGCCTTATTTTACTTTCCGCTACTATATACAGCCGGATGGCAGCCGCAATTTGAAAACAAAACAGTAAGCCCGAACCATGATATCCCGATTGATGAAAGTGACCATAGTGCTGATGCTTTGCTTCACCGCCCTTACACGCATACAGGCACAAACCACCACCCTGCAAGGCAACATTACCGATGCAGAAGGCAACAGGTTACCTGGTGTAACGGTAACACTACAGCCATCCGGTAAAACCACCACTACCAATAACAGGGGTGTATATGTGTTTACAGGCGTTGCACCCGGCACCGTTATGATCACCGCCCATATGATGGGCTACGCTGTTTATACCGATACAGTCAATGTTAAAGCTGGCAGCTATATACATCATATGCAATTGCGCACCAGCAGTAACAACCTGCAACGGGTAGCCGTAACCGGCAACGCCAAAGGAAACGCAAATGCCGAAAGCCTTATTAAAATAGAGAACAGCATTATGCCGGTGACTATTGTAGATAAGCGCACGATTGAACTGATGGGCAGCCGGCGATTAGACGAGGTGCTGAAAGAACAAACCGGCGTGGCTATTGTAAATGATATTGGCGGCGGCTCGCGATCGATAGGCGTACAAATGCAGGGCTTTGGCAGCGAGTATGTGATGGTGCTGATTGACGGGCAGCCTATGATTGGACGCAATAGCGGCAACTTTGATTTATCGCGCATTAGTGTGGCCAATATAGAAAGGGTAGAAATTACCAAGGGTGCAGCTTCTAACCTCTATGGCGGCGATGCATTGGGCGGCACTATCAATATCATTACCAAGCACAATGTTACCAGCACTCAGGCTATGGCAGCCGTAAGCTATGGCAGTAACCAGACAGCTGATATTTCGGCAGAAGCCGAAACCCCGGTGCTGCAAAAGAAAGGAAGCCTTGCGTTAAGCACCAACTATTACCATACCGGTGGCTTTAACACCAGCACAGGCACCATCAAAGGCACAACCGCTCCTCCTTACAACAACTATGCTGCACAGGGACGCTTTCGCTACCGTTTTAACGATAACAACCTGCTTAGCATCAGCGGCCGTTTTGGTTTGCGCCGCAGCTTTATGACCAAAGATTATGGCGCCAGCTACATTACCAAAGATGTGCTGGACGAAAAAGACCTGAACCTAAGTGCAGCATTCGACCATCACTTCAACAGCCGCTGGCGCAGCATGACACGGTATTATTTTACCCGTTACACTGCTGACATGAGTATTGCCATTACCCAGGGCGACAGTGTGAGCCAAACCGTATTTGGGCAAACCCTGCACCGGGCAGAGCAACAGGTTTCTTACACACTCAATAAACAACTGGATGTAGTAGGCGGTATTGGCGGCAACCTGGAACATATAGATCAGAACCTGCTTACCAATATCAACAGCATTAAATCTTACTTCGGCTACACACAAGCCAACTGGCGTCCGCTACAGCAACTGGAGCTTACTGCGGGGTTGCGTTATGACCATATTGTTGCCTACGGCTGGCGGCTGGACCCCAGCATGGCCCTACAATACAAAGTGCTTCCCGGCCTTAGCCTGAAAGCAGCCTATGGAACAGGCTTTAAAGCGCCTGATATGAAAAAGCTGTACCAGGTGTTTTACAATCCCTCTTACAACTATATGGTGGTGGGCAGTTCTGTAATACGCAACATTATTAACCAGATGCTGGCTGCCGGGCAAATTGGCAAATATGAACTGGAGCCTGTGTATGATGAAATTAAAGGTAAAATGCTGCTGGCAGAAATGAGCAAATCGTACAACCTGAGCATACACTGGGAAACACTGCAACAACGCCTGCAGCTGGAAGGCGGCGTGTTTTACCACAACATCACCAACCAGATAAACCCGGTTTTAATTGGCACCGACATCAACAACCGTGCATTATACTCTTACCGCAACAACGCTAAAGCGTATTATAAAGGTGTGGAAGCTTCGGTGCGGTTTACGCCTGTTACCGCCCTTACCATCAGCGGTGGCTATCAATACCTGGTGGCTAAAGACAAAACCGTAGAGCAGGAAATAAAAGAAGGCGGAAAGTATTATACACCGCTGTTCGATCCTGCCACCGGGTACGTGAACTACCACCCTACTGCTAAAGATTACTGGGGCATTGAAAACCGTTCCCGTCACATGTTCAACACGCATGTATTTTATACTTACCGTCCCTGGGATGCCAGCGTAAACGTAAGGGTGAACTACCGTGGCAAATATCCTTTCAGTGACAAGAACAACAATGGCTATATCGATCGATTTGATACGTTTGTAAAAGGCTACTATCTGCTCAACGCCGGCGTGGAAAAGAAACTGATACACCGCCGTTTATCTCTAAGGTTTACAGCGGAAAACCTGTTAAACTTTATTGATCCCAAAGTGCCTTCACAACCCGGAAGGGTGTTTTTTGCCGGTGCCACGTATCATTTTTTATAATGGCATTATTATAACCAGATACATCCCTCATCCTGCTTATAGGCAGGTAAAACATCAGCGGCGTGCCGCTGATGTTTTTTTATCCTCTCGCTTAATTTAACCCCTACATTGTAAGAATTTACCCATGCAGCTACTGCTGGCTGCACGCTATCTTCAACGGGCTAATACCAGCATATAATCCATTTAAACAAAAACCTTTTATGAAAAACAAAACAGGCACTACACGCATCTTTGCACTTTTCTGTATTGTTATTATCACCAGCAACACCTCCTGTAAGAAAGAAGACACCAGCCCTACAGCTACAACAACGCCTGCCAGCACAACTGTTCCGCATTCGGCAGCTAAAGTACCTGGTAACGAAACGTTACTCACCGCCGGCAATGGCACTTTTATTATTGTAAACCGCAAAAGCGGCAAACCACTGGATGTGTCAGGGCAATCTACCGCCAATGGCGCCAAAGTATTGCAATGGAGCGGCAATGGCGGTACCAATCAGCGATGGACATTAACACAACTTACCGGTGGATATTACTCTATTGTTGGCGTACAAAGCAGTAAGGCCCTGGAAATAGCTTCTGCCTTAACTACCAACAATGCCAACACGGACATATGGACTTATAGCAGCGGCACCCACCAACAGTGGCAGTTTACCAGTCTTGGTAATGGCTATTACCGTATCATTAACCGCAACAGTGGCAAAGACCTGACTGTAGCGGGCCAGTCAGTCAATGACGGCGACAGCATTCAACAGTATGATTACCTGGGCGTTGAAAGTCAGCAATGGGCATTACTACAAGCCACTTTCAGCGGCCAGCTTGGCTGGACACTTACTACCACCGGCGTACCATCAGATGTACAAACCCGTATCACCGCGGCTATGAACGGGGCAGTAGCACGCTACAACGCCAATGCCAACTGGCCTGCACGCACGCTTACCGTGGAGTACAACACCGGTGTGGCCACCGCCGATGGCAGCACCAGTGGCAATATCCGCTTTGGCGCCAGCTCCAGCTATCAAACCATACGCACGGCCATGCATGAAATCGGGCACACCTATGGCGTAGGGATTTCCAGTGGCTGGACCGCCAACATTTCGGGCGGCTATTTTGTAGGCACCAATGCCGTGGATATGCTGGCTACTTTTGATGGCCCCGGCGCTATTATTTACACAGGTGGCGGACATTTCTGGCCATACGGCTTAAACTACGAAACAGAGTGGAGCGAAACCAATGGTTACCGGCATGTGAAGATAGTAGCCGCCATGGTTTCGGACGGCATGTAAACATTCACGGATAAAGCAACCCGCCCCTAAAGTGTTATGAATACATATTATTCATAACACTTTTTTAATGTATAAATTTCCGTACCAATGCTTCCCTTAAACACATGTGTAATATCAAAAACTTATTATATCAAAATATAATTCGTTACCTTCCCTCCCATGTCCCGGACATCACTCAACCCTTATGCGCTGATTTTCATAGCAGTTATTCTATTTCCGCTGTATGCAGCCGCCCAATTACAAATTGTTCAGGTAAATAGCACTGTTAGCACCTGCGCCAATAACGGCACTATTACCGTAAACGCTACCACAACAGCACCTCCGTTGTTGTATAGCCTTATCAGCGGCCCGTTTACCTCCCCCACACAAACTACCGCCACATTCAGCTCGTTACCGGCAGGTACTTATATGGTGCAGGTTTCAGATGGCGCTTTGCAAACACAAACACAAAGCATTACGGTACCCGGCAACTATTTGCAGCCCGACTTTCGACCTGTTGTTATCCATCCCTATTGTATCGGAAGCAGTGATGGCATCATCATTGGCAACAGAATATGGAATACCGGCAATGCACCATTTACCTGGCAATTGATTGCACCTTCACCTGTAACCACTGCCCCGCAGGCATCCGATACCTTTTCTCAGTTACCAGCCGGCAATTATACCATACGTCTATCCGATGGCTGTGGTGGTTTTCGCACACAGGTAGCTACGCTTACCAATCCACAACCCAGCAATATTACCATATACGCTCCACCGAGAATTAAAATGAAGGGGTGCGATTCGGCATTGGTAACACTTAGTATGCATGCAGATGTGATGCGCTTTCCGTATACCTTCACCTTCACCACCAATGCGGGTAGTTTTACCACCACTACCCCTACTTATATAGACAGCACATCCGGCTGTTGCGGTTATTTTACAGTAGAGCAGATACTAACCCCATTTACCTATGGCGATGATGTACAGGTTACTATTACCGATTACTGTGGCAATGTGTTAACATCGCCCACTTATCATTCCAAATCTTTTACATTTTGCACCTTTCCTACGTATCATTTCAACAACTGTAATTATAACATCAACATCAGCTTTGACCTTAACAATCTGCCCTGCGATAATGGAAGCATGGCCAGCACATCGGTGCAGCCACCGCTCACTTATGTAGTTACAGATATGGCCACTAATACTGTAGCAGATAAAGACACGGTTAAAGGCGTATATGATACGCACGGTTTTTCGTATACCAGTGGCTTTGTCACCCATGATTTAGCTACCGGCAAAAACTATTCTATTGTTATAAAAGACAGTTGCGGCAATACTACAACGCAGCAGTTTTATGTACCGGTTCCGGTAACGCCCCAGCCCGTTATCAACTCTAAAAGCCTTTACCCCAGCGGCTGTAACGATTCCAGCGCCTTTGTGCTGATATCGGCCGACAATTTCAAGAATCAGCCGAGACTGGTGTTGTTATCTGGTCCGGCTTTTATAGGTAGCAGCAAGCCAGGATATGCTTACAGTAGCCCCTACTCCTATCCCGACACCTTTGCTATCAGCGCTGGCGGCGATCCTTATTACCGGTTTGATATCAGTAATTTAACGGTAGGCACGTACCAGTTTAAAGTAATAGACAGTTGCGGATCGGAAGTGTTTGACAGCCTGGTAATACACCCCGCTGATGTTACACATTTTAGTCATCACTTCACCTATAAAAAGGGCTGCCTGGGAAAGAACGAAATACATTATGACATTTCTTTTACCAGCGGCATGATGCATATACGTAACCTCTCTACCGGGGCTGAACAAATACAATACTACAACTCGCAGGACTTTGACCATCCCATTCATGATTCCATGATGAATCTTGCTTCGGGACAATATGAAGTACAATTTACTTACCAGGGATAT encodes the following:
- a CDS encoding gliding motility-associated C-terminal domain-containing protein — protein: MSRTSLNPYALIFIAVILFPLYAAAQLQIVQVNSTVSTCANNGTITVNATTTAPPLLYSLISGPFTSPTQTTATFSSLPAGTYMVQVSDGALQTQTQSITVPGNYLQPDFRPVVIHPYCIGSSDGIIIGNRIWNTGNAPFTWQLIAPSPVTTAPQASDTFSQLPAGNYTIRLSDGCGGFRTQVATLTNPQPSNITIYAPPRIKMKGCDSALVTLSMHADVMRFPYTFTFTTNAGSFTTTTPTYIDSTSGCCGYFTVEQILTPFTYGDDVQVTITDYCGNVLTSPTYHSKSFTFCTFPTYHFNNCNYNINISFDLNNLPCDNGSMASTSVQPPLTYVVTDMATNTVADKDTVKGVYDTHGFSYTSGFVTHDLATGKNYSIVIKDSCGNTTTQQFYVPVPVTPQPVINSKSLYPSGCNDSSAFVLISADNFKNQPRLVLLSGPAFIGSSKPGYAYSSPYSYPDTFAISAGGDPYYRFDISNLTVGTYQFKVIDSCGSEVFDSLVIHPADVTHFSHHFTYKKGCLGKNEIHYDISFTSGMMHIRNLSTGAEQIQYYNSQDFDHPIHDSMMNLASGQYEVQFTYQGYFGSGWPANGSTIPCQVITDTITIEGYQTPAIHARNYIQCKTNTYLEIIADSSKGVPPFSYEVINGPQLFPLQNDNVFTTSLPGTYTVRIYDVCGNASAAQFTVSAISFPPVTLLPASCNSTRLTLGASAYYNYYWKAPDGTIYNTDTLTISPVTPADTGTYTIQRITNINGCTDTANTTYHLQAGNRYEQSQSICNGHSITIGSHTYTSAGTYYDTLTGSTGCDSIVILHLSMLPTQRDTLHQNICPGSSYLFNGKTYSVAGTYSDTLPTATCDSIATLVLSANLITKDIYGQICENSFYNFHGKALTQADIYHDTLPTATCDSIVTLHLSVLPIKHSAVQVTLCPEETITFNGQEISAAGTYTDTLPTATCDSIVVLTITTVAPTIQMSATPTTITTGGSVQLQASDAVAWLWTSNKAMIQQPTQASTTAVLDSSGWIYVQALSRPDSCTLTDSVFITVLTQSMYCQDASIYLPSAFTPNKDGLNDVFRIISHKVTIKSFRVYNRWGEQVFYTTDAQCGWDGYYKGNMLPASYVYVVIYTDCMGETKTTYGTVVLIR
- a CDS encoding RICIN domain-containing protein; this encodes MKNKTGTTRIFALFCIVIITSNTSCKKEDTSPTATTTPASTTVPHSAAKVPGNETLLTAGNGTFIIVNRKSGKPLDVSGQSTANGAKVLQWSGNGGTNQRWTLTQLTGGYYSIVGVQSSKALEIASALTTNNANTDIWTYSSGTHQQWQFTSLGNGYYRIINRNSGKDLTVAGQSVNDGDSIQQYDYLGVESQQWALLQATFSGQLGWTLTTTGVPSDVQTRITAAMNGAVARYNANANWPARTLTVEYNTGVATADGSTSGNIRFGASSSYQTIRTAMHEIGHTYGVGISSGWTANISGGYFVGTNAVDMLATFDGPGAIIYTGGGHFWPYGLNYETEWSETNGYRHVKIVAAMVSDGM
- a CDS encoding HmuY family protein — translated: MKFKTAMGIAAAVLLSSSCGKIYDVNGMDWQPDTPPSDSVFNREIQILNLGAHLPEGHVPADDEDPMFFSLEKFNSVAIGYRSTDRWDIAFSGYYRTEISANNGTKQGFGYGTSAIGGIAWLDAGFDEVTDIPDDSQFTYPGLSGLDDQGAFGKPGGHILYTFFGNQLRPDIMKDDNSADPAVQAKVDSYKHMMYCLSQELVNMFKDVYPLKPRTLIIKTAKGNFAKLETQSIYQDIMNPMDMHRGNDVHYPVYSFRYVIIPASERRFGFQITRPKLTVKL
- a CDS encoding TonB-dependent receptor, with product MISRLMKVTIVLMLCFTALTRIQAQTTTLQGNITDAEGNRLPGVTVTLQPSGKTTTTNNRGVYVFTGVAPGTVMITAHMMGYAVYTDTVNVKAGSYIHHMQLRTSSNNLQRVAVTGNAKGNANAESLIKIENSIMPVTIVDKRTIELMGSRRLDEVLKEQTGVAIVNDIGGGSRSIGVQMQGFGSEYVMVLIDGQPMIGRNSGNFDLSRISVANIERVEITKGAASNLYGGDALGGTINIITKHNVTSTQAMAAVSYGSNQTADISAEAETPVLQKKGSLALSTNYYHTGGFNTSTGTIKGTTAPPYNNYAAQGRFRYRFNDNNLLSISGRFGLRRSFMTKDYGASYITKDVLDEKDLNLSAAFDHHFNSRWRSMTRYYFTRYTADMSIAITQGDSVSQTVFGQTLHRAEQQVSYTLNKQLDVVGGIGGNLEHIDQNLLTNINSIKSYFGYTQANWRPLQQLELTAGLRYDHIVAYGWRLDPSMALQYKVLPGLSLKAAYGTGFKAPDMKKLYQVFYNPSYNYMVVGSSVIRNIINQMLAAGQIGKYELEPVYDEIKGKMLLAEMSKSYNLSIHWETLQQRLQLEGGVFYHNITNQINPVLIGTDINNRALYSYRNNAKAYYKGVEASVRFTPVTALTISGGYQYLVAKDKTVEQEIKEGGKYYTPLFDPATGYVNYHPTAKDYWGIENRSRHMFNTHVFYTYRPWDASVNVRVNYRGKYPFSDKNNNGYIDRFDTFVKGYYLLNAGVEKKLIHRRLSLRFTAENLLNFIDPKVPSQPGRVFFAGATYHFL